The following are encoded in a window of Chryseobacterium sp. genomic DNA:
- a CDS encoding NAD-dependent epimerase/dehydratase family protein, translating to MESYTEKILITGALGQIGTELTNRLVEIHGAENVVASGLDRYDKNLTSAGYYERMDVSNTQLVRQVVKDYEITTVYHLASLLSGTSEKQPLFAWKLNVEPLLNFCELAREGLLKKIFWPSSIAVFGKGIPKHNVGQDVVLNPTTVYGISKMAGEKWCEYYFDKYGVDVRSIRYPGLISWKTPAGGGTTDYAVEIFYEAVEKGSYTSFISEETAMPMLYMDDAINATLQLMSAPSENLTVRFSYNLGGMSFTPQELAAEIKKEMPEFEIDYNPDFRQAIADSWPSSIDDSVAKKDWGLNYEFDITDMTKDMLKNLKVKLEK from the coding sequence ATGGAGTCCTACACGGAAAAAATCCTGATTACAGGTGCCCTTGGGCAAATTGGAACTGAGCTCACCAACAGACTTGTTGAAATTCATGGCGCCGAAAATGTGGTAGCTTCCGGACTGGACCGTTACGACAAAAACCTTACCTCTGCAGGCTATTATGAAAGGATGGACGTATCCAATACTCAACTTGTTAGGCAGGTGGTGAAGGACTACGAAATTACAACTGTGTATCATCTCGCTTCACTGCTCTCCGGAACCTCCGAGAAGCAACCGCTGTTTGCCTGGAAACTTAATGTAGAGCCTTTGCTCAATTTCTGTGAACTTGCGCGGGAAGGTTTGCTGAAAAAGATTTTCTGGCCAAGTTCTATTGCAGTTTTCGGTAAAGGAATTCCCAAGCATAATGTAGGGCAGGACGTAGTTTTGAACCCAACAACTGTTTACGGCATCTCCAAAATGGCCGGTGAAAAATGGTGCGAATATTATTTTGATAAATATGGTGTGGATGTAAGGAGCATCCGTTATCCCGGACTTATTTCCTGGAAAACACCTGCCGGAGGTGGAACCACGGATTACGCCGTTGAAATTTTCTATGAAGCTGTGGAAAAAGGCAGCTATACCAGCTTTATCTCCGAAGAAACTGCTATGCCTATGCTTTATATGGACGATGCGATCAACGCCACACTCCAGCTCATGTCGGCTCCTTCCGAAAATCTGACGGTTCGTTTCTCTTATAATCTCGGCGGAATGTCATTTACTCCCCAGGAGCTTGCAGCAGAAATCAAGAAAGAAATGCCTGAGTTTGAAATTGATTACAACCCGGATTTCCGTCAGGCAATTGCCGATTCCTGGCCTTCATCCATTGATGACAGCGTGGCAAAAAAAGACTGGGGACTGAACTATGAATTCGATATTACGGATATGACAAAGGACATGCTTAAGAACCTAAAAGTAAAATTAGAGAAATAG